From Solanum lycopersicum chromosome 8, SLM_r2.1, the proteins below share one genomic window:
- the LOC138337701 gene encoding serine/threonine-protein phosphatase 7 long form homolog: MTGYSAYRLDPGLLEPSVLTQKLTHRSRDIWNGSVNMILNTRRCDGKFWDLVKKYLIHPRVLEMIELSRLYGVYRSNQTSIDRSLITSLVERWRPETHTFHFRTGEATITLQDVEVLYGLPVNGDPILGDELIRTIGDWKNICQRLLGFIPRPQDFNRSSLKVTALNAHMLEQL, encoded by the coding sequence ATGACTGGTTATAGTGCATATCGATTGGATCCCGGTCTACTTGAACCATCAGTACTAACTCAAAAACTTACCCATAGGTCACGAGATATATGGAATGGAAGtgttaatatgattttaaatacgAGGAGGTGTGATGGAAAATTTTGGGACCTCGTAAAGAAATATCTCATTCATCCACGAGTCTTAGAAATGATTGAATTATCAAGACTATATGGTGTTTATAGATCAAATCAAACTTCTATTGATCGTAGCTTGATCACTTCACTAGTAGAGAGATGGCGTCCCGAGACTCATACATTTCACTTTAGAACGGGTGAGGCGACAATCACCTTGCAAGATGTAGAAGTGTTGTATGGCTTACCTGTGAATGGTGATCCAATACTTGGTGATGAGTTGATAAGGACTATAGGGGATTggaaaaatatttgtcaaagaTTGTTAGGTTTTATTCCACGTCCTCAAGACTTCAACCGTAGTAGCCTCAAGGTAACTGCACTTAATGCGCATATGCTCGAGCAACTATAG